TCCGTCGTCGCCCTCGTCGGCGCGGCCGACCTGTACCTCGGCGTCGAACTCGCCGGCGGTCTCGACGAACTTCGCGGCCGGGCGGGCGTGGAGTCCGGCCTCGGGGACGACGGTGACGACGCGCCTCATCGTTCCTCCGTGGGTACTGTTCGGCGGTCGGATCGGCGGACGAAAGACGAGTGTGTCGCTCGGGTGGATGCGGACTGGTGTCGCATGGGGTGGGATTGGTGCCCGAGGACGTTAGTCGCTCGGTGCCGGTGAACCGCGTCGACTCTGGTCGTGTCGCGACCCTGCTGTCACGGGTCGCCATGCTCGAGTCGCCGGACGCTCGCAGTGGTGCCGTGCTCCGAGCCACCCGGACCCGCAGCGAGTCGGAACACGTCTCCGACACCACCAACTAAGCGACCCCCGGCCGACACGCCGGTATGACACGCACCACCGCCGACCTGTTCACCGAGGCCCTCGAAGGCTACGGCGTCGAACACGTCTTCGGCAACCCCGGCACCACCGAACTCCCGGTGATGGACGCGCTGGCAGACAGCGACCTGGAGTACGTCCTCGGTCTCCACGAGGACGTGGCGGTCGGCATGGCCGCCGGCTACGCGCAGACCCGGCGGTATCACTCCCACCACGACGACTCGGTCTGCCCGCTCGGTGTCGTCAACCTGCACATCACCCCCGGTCTCGCGCACGGACTCGGGAACCTCTACGGCGCGAGCGTCGCCGGGGCACCCCTGCTCGTCACCGCCGGGAACCACAGCACCGACTTCCGCCACGAGGAGCCGATTCTCTCGGGCGACCTGGAGGCGCTCGCGGACCAGTTCTGCAAGTGGTCCGCCGAGGTGCTCGACCCCGACGCGCTCCCGACGATGCTCCGCCGGGCGGTTCGCGTCGCGCTCACCCCGCCGACCGGGCCGGTCTTCCTCGGCCTCCCACTCGACACGATGCTCGCCGAGACCGACGCGGAACCCGAGCGAGTGGGGCCGATCCCGACGGCCGGCCGGGGTGACGCCCGGCAGATCGCCCACGCCGCCGAGTTGCTGGCCGACGCCGAGAACCCGGTTCTGGTGGTCGGCGACGAGATCGCCCGCGCCGGCCACGGGGCAGTCGACGCCGCAGTCGCGTTCGCGGAGGCGACCGGCGCGCGCGTCCACGGCGAGATTCTCGCCTGCGAGATCGACTTCCCGACCGACCACGACCAGTGGGTGTCGTACGTCCCGCCGGACGAGCAACTCGCCGCGACGCTCATGAACACCGACACGCTCGTCTTCGCGGGCTGTTCGACGAACACGACGCTGACGCGCCACGAGGCCCCGCTGGTCCCCGCGGACGCGACCTGCATCCACCTCTCGCCGGACGCGTGGGAAGTCGGCAAGAACCAGCCAGCCGACGCGGCCGTGATCGGTGACCTCGAAGCGACGCTCTCGGAACTGGCCGATCTCGCGGGCGGGGCTATCAGCGACGAGGAGCGAGACGCCAGACTGGAGCGCGTCGACACGATGCAGACGATGGCGAGCCAGCAGATGGAGCAGATGGGCGACGACACCGACGACGCCCAGTCGGTCGCCTCGAAGGCCGAACTCGTGGACACGCTCCGCGAGGTCGCGCCCGACGCATACATCGTCGACGAGGGTGTCACCGCCAAGTACGCGATGTTGACGCGCTGGCCGATGCAGGCCGAGCAGTACGTCTCGAACAAGGGCGGCGGACTGGGCTACGGCCTCCCGGCGTCGGTCGGCGCGGCCATCGCCGAGTCGATGCGGCCCGCCCCACGCGACGTCCTCGGCTTCGTCGGCGACGGCTCGTACCTCTACTACCCGCACGCGCTCTACTCGGCGGTCCGCCACGGCGTCGATCTGACGGTCGTGATCCCGGACAACCGCAACTACCGCATCCTGAAAGACAACGCCGTGGAACTGTTCGGCGCGGACGAGTCCGATCTGGACTTCGTGGGGATGGACTTCCACCCGCCGGTCGACATCCCGGCGAACGCCGAGAGCCACGGCGCGAGGGGAGAACGAATCGAAGCCCCCGAGCGCATCGCCGGAGCGGTCGAGTCTGCGATGGCCCGCGACGGCCCCGACGTACTGGACGTGGCGGTCCACGACTGAACTGGCGTCGAACGAGAGAGCCTCGCCACTGACGAGTGGCGTCGAAAGAAGTCTGATCGAGTGGCTGGCCGATCAGCCGCCGAAGTCGATGGTCCGCTGGGTCTCCACGCCGTCGGACGTGAAGCCGAAGATCTCGTAGGTGACGGCCTGCATGTCGCCGTTCTCGTCGAAGTCGACCGGACTCGACGCACCCACGTAGTTGATCTCCTCGCCGGCGGCCACCGCGGCGACCGCGTCCGCGAGGCTCTCGGGACCGTACTGCTCGCCCTCGGGGTTGGCGACCGCACGCAGGTTGTCGCGGATCGCCGTGCCGGTGTTCTCGCCCGCCGCGACGTTGGCGAGGATCAACACGGCGGTCGCGTCGTACGCCTGCGAGGTGAACACGCCGGGTTCGGAGCCGTACTCCTCCTGGTAGAGGTTCGTGAAGAACTCTCGACCGGGACCGGCGGCGGTGGGCGCGGTGCCGATGACGTTCGACATGTTGCTCCCGACCTCGCCGGGCAGTTCGGGGTCCTTCAGGCCGTCCGTGACCACGATGTCGACACCGCTGTCGAAGTCGTTGTAGTAGTCGCGGAACAGTTGGATGCCGGACGCCGGGTAGCCGATGACGACCAGCATGTCGGGGTCGTTCTGGAGTGCCGTCTCCAGCCGCGAGGTGTACGACGGCTGTTCCTTCTCGAAGGAGACCGCGTTGGCCACCTCGCCGGAGAAGGACTCGCCGAAGGCGTCGGACAGCGCCTGTCCGTAGTCGTTGTTGACGTACATCGTCGCGGCCGTACTCGCGTCGAGTTCGTCGCTCCCGACCTGTGCGATGACCTGCCCCTGCAGGGCGTCACTCGGCGGGGTCCGGAAGATGAGGTCGTTGTCCTCGAGCGTCGTGACGTTCGGCGAGGTCGACGACGGCGAACAGCCGACGACACCGCTCGGGATGAGCACCTGCCGGGTCACCTGCAGGTTTACACCCGAAGACGCCGGCCCGGTGATCGCCGGGAAGCCGGAGTTGACGAGGTTCTCCGCCGCGCTGATCCCCGCCTGCGGGTCCGTCTGGGTGTCTGCCACCTGCGTCTCGATGGTGAAGTCCGTCTCGCCTTCCAACTGCACCGCCGGGAGGAGCGCGCCGTCACGGATCGGGACACCGACCGACGACAGGTCGCCGGTCTCGGGCATCAGGACGCCGACGCGGACCGGATTGTCGCGGGACATACCGCCGCCGCCGCTGTCGGTCTCGGTCATGTCGTCGCCACCGCCGCCGTCGGTGGGTGTACTCGTCTCCGTGCCGTCGCCACCGCCGCCGGTACAACCGGCCAGTCCGGCGATGCCTGCGACGCTGACTCCCTTCAGGAAGTCTCGGCGTTCGATATCACGTACCATACGTGACGGATTGAGGTTCCGATTTATAAATCTACCTTTCGAATGACCGTTCGGGCTATTGGTTTCCTGTCCGGACCCCGCAAGAAACTCGCGGGCACCGATTCGACGGTCCACGAGACGGGCCCTCGTCGACCGACGAGGCGGCACCGCCGAGGCGTGACCGCTGACTCACACTTCACGACAGTCCGGACAGACGAGTTGTCCGTTGACGTTCGCCAGTTCACGAGCGAGCGTCCCGCAGACCTCACAGATGCTCTGGTCGGTGTACTCCGGGTCTCGGCTCTCGGTCTCCATCGCCAGCGCCTCGTTGGGGGATTCGGGCACCGACGTCGCCGTCGCGGCCATCACGTCGCGCTCGGACAGGACGCCGAGCAGGTCGTCGCCGTCCATCACCAGCAGTCGTCGGGCCGGTTCCGTGACCATCCGCCTCGCCGCCTCGGAGAGCACGTCGGCGGGCGAGACGACCGGTCCGACCGGTCCCATCACCTCGGAGACGGGCGTCGAGTCGGGGTCGGCACCGTCGACCAGGAGGTCGAGCGCAGCGATGCTCGTCACCACGCCGACCGGGTCGTTCCCTCTGAGGACGACGGCGCAGTCGGTTCCGTCTTCGAGCATCACACCGACTGCGCCCGCCACCGTATCGGACTCACTCACCCCGACGAACTCGCGACTCATGACATCACGCACCATGACACTCGTATCCATAGCGAAGCCTTCGGCGGGTTTCGGCTAAAAGCTACCCCCGCCAGCTTTATTCAGTCGAACATCCTACTGTGACGGTTAGACAGACCGCATTCCGAACCGAACTGTCTCTCCGGTGCAATAGTCTTCACCAAAACCACGGGTAAAGGTTTTATCTGAGTAGTCGTATCTATCGATATGTCCGGGCAGATGCAGATCGACGACAGGAGTCGGTCACAGCGATACTATCGGCACGCGGTCGAGAACCACTGGGACCCACACGACATCGACCTCTCGGCGGACGCCGGGCCGCTGTCGGCGGTGGACGACGAGGTGTTCGACCAACTGCGACTGTTCCTCGCGCGGTTCGGTGCCGGTGAACAGGCCGTGACCGAGGACCTCTCACCGCTGGCGGTACGGGCCGACGACCCTGCGGACTCGATGTTCATCACGAGTCAGCTGTACGAGGAGGCGAAACATCTGGACTTCTTCGACCGCTACTGGCGCGAGGTGATCCACCCGGTCGAGGACGCACGCGGCGTCGAGCGAAGCTATCCGACCGAGGACCGCTGGTTCAACGACGACTACGTCGACCTGTTCGACCGCAACGAGCAGGCGATGCACCGCCTGCTGGACGACGACAGCGCGGAGAACCGCGTCCGGGCGTTCTGTCACTACCACCTGACGATAGAGGGTATCCTCGCTCAGACCGGCTACTACATCATGAGCGCCTGCTACGACGACAGCGAGTACACGCGTCTCCCGACCCTACCGGGGTTGGTCGCGGGCGTCACCCAGATTCGTGGCGACGAGGGACGACACGTCGGCTTCGGCATGACGAAACTGAAGGACCTCCTCGAGGACGGGGCGGACCCACAGATCATCCACGACACGGTCAACGAACTGATGCCGATGGTCCACGGTATCGTCACGACCGTCACGGGCGACTTCGGCCCGGCGGACTCCGAGTTCGTCGAGTACGCGACCGAGAAACACCTCCAGCGGATGCAGCAGATCACGAACGCGACGGCCGAGATTCCGAACGTCGAGCGACTGGTGGCGCTGGACGACTGAACGACATCCTTCTCTCCGGTGTTCACCACCGGACTGCCACGATGTTCCGTATTCACCACCGGACTGCCACGAAGTTCCGTATTCACCGCCGGACTGCCACGAAGTTCCGTATTCACCGCCGGACTCCCACGAACTTTCTTAACCGAGTCCGCGACCACCGACGGCGTGCTCTGACTCTCGACCGTGGCGCGTCCCGCGATTGTACGACACAGCGCGTCACCTGCGTCCGTCCGGTCACCCGTCGCCGACCAGTCGGTGTCGTCTGTTCGCCCCAGTCATCCACGGCAGACTCGCCAGCCACTCGTCTCCACCGGCAGTAGGCTCAAGTCACTCGACCGACAGCGACTGCTATGTACGAGACACTCGACGGCCGAACCGCACTCGTCACTGGCGCGACTGCCGGCATCGGCTCTGCGACCGCCGACGCCCTCGCAGGTGCCGGCGCGAACGTCGCGCTCGCGGCCCGAAGAGAAGATCGACTCGCCGAACTCGTCCGGCAGATCGAGTCCGACCACGGTGTCGACGCGCTCGCGGTCCCGACCGACGTGCGCGAGGAGCGCCAGGTCGAACACTGCGTCGAGACGGTCGGAGCGGAGTTCGGACGGCTCGATGCGGTCGTCGTCAACGCCGGACTCGCCAGAGGTTCGTCGGTCGCGGACATGAGCACGGACGACTACCGGACGATGATGGAGACGAACGTCGACGGGGCGTTCTTCACCGCCAGCGAGTCGATCTCGCACCTGCGCGAGACCGAGGGAAACCTCGTCTTCGTCGGCTCCTTCGCCGGGCAGTACCCCCGTCCGTTCAACCCGGTGTACGCCGCCAGCAAGTGGTGGCTCCGGGGCTTCGCGCACAGTCTCGAAGCCAGCGTCGGCCCGGACGGCATCGCCGTGACAGTCGTCAACCCCAGCGAGGTCCGGACCGAGTTCGGCAGTGACTACGGCGAGTCCTTCGCCGATCGGTTCGAGGAAGGCGAGGTGACGGAACCGGCGGAGATCGCCGACGCCATCGTCTTCGCCGTGAAACAGGACAACTCGACCGTCAGCGAACTCGATCTGTATCGCCGCGACAAGTTCGAGGGGTGGTGACCGAGCCACGACTACTCGGCGAACCCTGACGCCGCGACCGCGCCTGCTCACCGCGGTTCGACGCCGCCGACTTCCACGGGGTCGCCGACCGCGATCGACGCACCGACCGACTCCTCGGGGACGACGGTGTTCACCATCAGTCGGAAGAAGTGGTCGAACCGCTCCGTCTCGGCCCACTCGGGGAGCGTCTCACGTCGGCGTTCGACGAACCGCTCGCGGAAGCCCGGCGTCTCCGCGCCGGTGTCCGGATCTCGTGTCGGGACGACACACCGCTGACACGGGTTGACGCCCCGGAACTCGATCCCGTCGACCGTGAACGCCACCGACTCGCCGCGACCGGCGTAGAGTCGGTCCTCCCAGAACGGTGGGAGGGACTCCTCGCCGGCCGACTCGTCGGCACCGATCTCGACGTTCGCCCGGAGGCGTCGCCGCATCTCGTCCGTGTCGACGTCCTCGTACCAGGAGGCGACCTCTCGAACCGTCGCCGTCGAGACGACGGTCGGCCCGGACAGCGTCGTGTCGTCCGGGAACCCACCCACCTGGTCGCGCCGGAGTTCGACAGGGTAGCCGAGGTACCGCTCGAACCACTCCGAGAGTGCGTCTCGTTCGCCGTCCGTCAACTCGAACGTCGCCGACTCGACCCCCGGTGCGTCGAGCGAGAGCGTGCCGGTGTCGGGATCGAACCCCGAGCGGACGCGGTGGATCGCTCGCTCGCGTTTCCCGTTGACGTAGTCGCCGTCTGCGTCGAACAGCGCGAACTCGCGGTCGCCCGCCAGGCCGCCGTTCGGGAGTAGTTCGGCACGCTCTCTGTCGGTTCCGTCGAGTGATTTCACCGGAAACGTGGTCAGTCGCCGGACACGTGGCATGGGGAGTCGAAGGACGTCGGCGTCGAAGAACGGTTCGGATCTGTCGTTACTCGTCGGCGGTGTCGAGTTCCGCGAGTCTCGACTCGATCTCGTCGGCCGACAGTGTGCGGTAGCCACCCTCGACGGCGACGGTGGTGACACTCACCGTGTCGGGGCCGAGGTCTTCGGCGTCGGTGCTCTCGGCGAGGGCTTCGAGTGCGAGCGAGACACCCTCGTCGAGTGTGAGGTCCTCGGCGTAGTGCTCCTCGAGGTACTCCTGGATCGTCTGCTGGTCGCCACCGATGGCGACGGCCTTCCACTCGTTCGGCGTCCCGGAGGGATCGGTAGCGAACAGGCGCGGCTGGCCGCCGTTGTCGACACCGCCCAGGAGGAGCGACGCACCGAAGGGTCGCGTCCCGCCGGTCTGGGTGTTCTCCTGGATCAGGTCCGTCACCTGCTTCGCCAGCGTCTCTACGTCGACCGTCTCGCCGTAGCGCAGACGGTCCCCTTGTGCCACCCGACGAGCGTAGTCGACGAGTCGGCGGGCGTCGGCGACGTGGCCCGCGCTGGCCGCACCGAGGTGGTCGTCGAGTTTGTGGAGTTTCTCCACGCTCTCCGCTTCCATCAGCGGGGAGATCATCCGGTTCTGGCCGACGAGCACGACACCCTCGGTCGTCCGGACACCGATACTCGCCGCGCCACGCGAGACCGCCTCGCGGGCGTACTCGACCTGGTAGATACGGCCGTCGGGTGAGAACAGCGACGTGCCTCGGTCGTAGGCCTGCTGGTCGTTCCGGTTCATCGACTCCCTCCGTCGGCACTCGTCTCGATCATATCACGCCGGAGGGGTCCCGGACGTATAAACGCTGGCGATGGGGACCCGACGCCCGCGACCGAAAGAGTGACCCGTCTCTGCGGGGCCGGCCACTGGTTCACCGGAGCCTACTCCACGGCCAGGATCTCGACCTCGAACACCAGCGTCTTCCCGGCGAGTTCGTGGTTGAAGTCCACCTCGACGGTCTCCTCGGTCACTGCGATCACGTCGCCGTGAAGCCCGTTCTCGGCGTGGACGTGCAGTCCGACTTCCGGTTCCTGGCCGACCATCCCGGCGAACGTCTCGGTCTCGTACTCGCGGATACGAGCGTCGTCCACCGGGCCGTACGCCTCCTCGGGTGGAATCTCGAGGGTCGCCTCGTCGCCGACCGAGAGGTCGCGAACCCGACCGTCCAGTCCCTCGATGACCTGCTCCGCGCCGACGACGAACGTCAACGGTTCGAAACTCGTCTCTCTGTCCGTGTCGACCAGTCCGTGCTCGACCGCGACCGACTCACGGGAGGTGTCGAAGACGGTGCCGTCCGGGAACCGGCCGACGTACTCCAGCGTCACGCGATCGTCCGCTTCGATACTCATACCGTCTGGTCTGGCCGGCTCGACAAAAAGCGCGTGGACTCCGGCGTGGCGGAGCGGTCGTGCCGCTCGGTAGCACTTGTCTATCAATTCGCAAATACGCTTATTAGCTCGGCCGCCCTCGGTGAAGTGCGGATTCACGAGGACACACCGAGTGGCCCGTGCCCGAGGCAGGAATCTCGGGACCTCGGCGGTCATCGACAGTCGAGAACCGACACGGCGACGCCGAGTCGGACGGGTGCGGCGCAAGCACCGACGCTCCGTAAGACGAGTGGGAGGTTCACGCGCCGACGAGGAACCGCACCGATCCAGAACTCGTCCTTCGGGACGGGCGTGAAGACCAAGTACCGGACGACGCGCAAGTGACGTTCGCGAACTCGGGCAACCGACACGGTCGTACGGATCGCGGAAAACGTCCTCCGCTCGGGTCCAATTCGTGTGACCCGCATCTCGCTTCTCACGAGACTACTCCGACACCGCTAGACTGCTCGTCTTCCGACGGCTACGCCTGGTCTGCGCACGCCGACTCGAACACTTCGCGGTGGAGTGCCGACGACACCGTGTCGGCCAGTCGCTCCAGGTTCACCGTGTCGTCGCGGTTGTACGACACCAGCGTCTCCAGTGCCGACTCGTCGCCGCGTTCGTACTCCCGCCAGAGGCGCACCGCGTCTCGGCCCGACAGATCTGGCCGGTCCCGGTCGATGCCGACCTCGCGCTCGATGGCCTTCAGGCCGCCCGACAGCCCGAGTTTCTTGCACGTGTACAGTAAGTCGAGATGTGGCTGGTCGAGCGTCAGGTCGAACGACTCCTCGAGGAAGGGCGCGTCGAACCGCTTCCCGTTGAACGTCACGAGCAGCGAGGCGTCGGCGACCTGCTCTCGGATCGCACCGGCAGTCAGGTCGTCCCCCTGCACGAGTGTCGTCGTCTCGTCCGCCCGGTGGAAGCTGACGGTCGTCACCCGGTCGCGGTGGTGGTCCAGCCCGGTCGTCTCGATGTCGAAGAAACAGGCGTCGTCCCGGAAGTTCTCGTAGAGTCGCCAGCGTTCGGCGCTCGGAAACTCCCGGTCGAAGAATCGAGCGTCACCGTCGTCGAGGTGCGGTGCTGCCTCGGCGATGAACGACTCGATCCGGTCGGCGGTGGTCGGGCCGACGACCGAGGGATCGAACTCGTCCCAGTGCGTGACGCCCGCCCGCCAGAGTTTTCGCTCCGTCGCCTCCCCGACACCCCGAACCGGAATGAAACTGTTCTCGATTCGCACGTCCGAGAGAGTGGGCGGCGACCACCTAAAGCTCTCGTCTGCCGACGGTCTCGGTCGGGGACGTCGGTCGGCACGATGACGCGACGCTCGCGTGGTCGGCGCACTCAAGAGGTACCCCGCCCTCACTTCTTGCATGTGCGGTCGCTACAGCCTGTTCACTCCGCAGGCAGACCTCCGAGCACGGTTCGACGCAGCACCGACCCGACCACTGGAGCCCCGGTACAACTGCGCTCCCGGACAGGACCTCCCGGTGATCCGTGACGACGCACCCGACGAGATCGACTTCCTCCGGTGGGGGCTGATCCCGTCGTGGGCAGACGACGAG
This genomic window from Salinirubrum litoreum contains:
- a CDS encoding thiamine pyrophosphate-binding protein, which gives rise to MTRTTADLFTEALEGYGVEHVFGNPGTTELPVMDALADSDLEYVLGLHEDVAVGMAAGYAQTRRYHSHHDDSVCPLGVVNLHITPGLAHGLGNLYGASVAGAPLLVTAGNHSTDFRHEEPILSGDLEALADQFCKWSAEVLDPDALPTMLRRAVRVALTPPTGPVFLGLPLDTMLAETDAEPERVGPIPTAGRGDARQIAHAAELLADAENPVLVVGDEIARAGHGAVDAAVAFAEATGARVHGEILACEIDFPTDHDQWVSYVPPDEQLAATLMNTDTLVFAGCSTNTTLTRHEAPLVPADATCIHLSPDAWEVGKNQPADAAVIGDLEATLSELADLAGGAISDEERDARLERVDTMQTMASQQMEQMGDDTDDAQSVASKAELVDTLREVAPDAYIVDEGVTAKYAMLTRWPMQAEQYVSNKGGGLGYGLPASVGAAIAESMRPAPRDVLGFVGDGSYLYYPHALYSAVRHGVDLTVVIPDNRNYRILKDNAVELFGADESDLDFVGMDFHPPVDIPANAESHGARGERIEAPERIAGAVESAMARDGPDVLDVAVHD
- a CDS encoding ABC transporter substrate-binding protein, whose product is MVRDIERRDFLKGVSVAGIAGLAGCTGGGGDGTETSTPTDGGGGDDMTETDSGGGGMSRDNPVRVGVLMPETGDLSSVGVPIRDGALLPAVQLEGETDFTIETQVADTQTDPQAGISAAENLVNSGFPAITGPASSGVNLQVTRQVLIPSGVVGCSPSSTSPNVTTLEDNDLIFRTPPSDALQGQVIAQVGSDELDASTAATMYVNNDYGQALSDAFGESFSGEVANAVSFEKEQPSYTSRLETALQNDPDMLVVIGYPASGIQLFRDYYNDFDSGVDIVVTDGLKDPELPGEVGSNMSNVIGTAPTAAGPGREFFTNLYQEEYGSEPGVFTSQAYDATAVLILANVAAGENTGTAIRDNLRAVANPEGEQYGPESLADAVAAVAAGEEINYVGASSPVDFDENGDMQAVTYEIFGFTSDGVETQRTIDFGG
- a CDS encoding CBS domain-containing protein, translating into MDTSVMVRDVMSREFVGVSESDTVAGAVGVMLEDGTDCAVVLRGNDPVGVVTSIAALDLLVDGADPDSTPVSEVMGPVGPVVSPADVLSEAARRMVTEPARRLLVMDGDDLLGVLSERDVMAATATSVPESPNEALAMETESRDPEYTDQSICEVCGTLARELANVNGQLVCPDCREV
- a CDS encoding ribonucleotide-diphosphate reductase subunit beta, with translation MSGQMQIDDRSRSQRYYRHAVENHWDPHDIDLSADAGPLSAVDDEVFDQLRLFLARFGAGEQAVTEDLSPLAVRADDPADSMFITSQLYEEAKHLDFFDRYWREVIHPVEDARGVERSYPTEDRWFNDDYVDLFDRNEQAMHRLLDDDSAENRVRAFCHYHLTIEGILAQTGYYIMSACYDDSEYTRLPTLPGLVAGVTQIRGDEGRHVGFGMTKLKDLLEDGADPQIIHDTVNELMPMVHGIVTTVTGDFGPADSEFVEYATEKHLQRMQQITNATAEIPNVERLVALDD
- a CDS encoding SDR family oxidoreductase — encoded protein: MYETLDGRTALVTGATAGIGSATADALAGAGANVALAARREDRLAELVRQIESDHGVDALAVPTDVREERQVEHCVETVGAEFGRLDAVVVNAGLARGSSVADMSTDDYRTMMETNVDGAFFTASESISHLRETEGNLVFVGSFAGQYPRPFNPVYAASKWWLRGFAHSLEASVGPDGIAVTVVNPSEVRTEFGSDYGESFADRFEEGEVTEPAEIADAIVFAVKQDNSTVSELDLYRRDKFEGW
- a CDS encoding MOSC domain-containing protein, encoding MPRVRRLTTFPVKSLDGTDRERAELLPNGGLAGDREFALFDADGDYVNGKRERAIHRVRSGFDPDTGTLSLDAPGVESATFELTDGERDALSEWFERYLGYPVELRRDQVGGFPDDTTLSGPTVVSTATVREVASWYEDVDTDEMRRRLRANVEIGADESAGEESLPPFWEDRLYAGRGESVAFTVDGIEFRGVNPCQRCVVPTRDPDTGAETPGFRERFVERRRETLPEWAETERFDHFFRLMVNTVVPEESVGASIAVGDPVEVGGVEPR
- the psmA gene encoding archaeal proteasome endopeptidase complex subunit alpha → MNRNDQQAYDRGTSLFSPDGRIYQVEYAREAVSRGAASIGVRTTEGVVLVGQNRMISPLMEAESVEKLHKLDDHLGAASAGHVADARRLVDYARRVAQGDRLRYGETVDVETLAKQVTDLIQENTQTGGTRPFGASLLLGGVDNGGQPRLFATDPSGTPNEWKAVAIGGDQQTIQEYLEEHYAEDLTLDEGVSLALEALAESTDAEDLGPDTVSVTTVAVEGGYRTLSADEIESRLAELDTADE
- a CDS encoding FKBP-type peptidyl-prolyl cis-trans isomerase; this translates as MSIEADDRVTLEYVGRFPDGTVFDTSRESVAVEHGLVDTDRETSFEPLTFVVGAEQVIEGLDGRVRDLSVGDEATLEIPPEEAYGPVDDARIREYETETFAGMVGQEPEVGLHVHAENGLHGDVIAVTEETVEVDFNHELAGKTLVFEVEILAVE
- a CDS encoding ribonuclease H-like domain-containing protein, translating into MRIENSFIPVRGVGEATERKLWRAGVTHWDEFDPSVVGPTTADRIESFIAEAAPHLDDGDARFFDREFPSAERWRLYENFRDDACFFDIETTGLDHHRDRVTTVSFHRADETTTLVQGDDLTAGAIREQVADASLLVTFNGKRFDAPFLEESFDLTLDQPHLDLLYTCKKLGLSGGLKAIEREVGIDRDRPDLSGRDAVRLWREYERGDESALETLVSYNRDDTVNLERLADTVSSALHREVFESACADQA